From the Anaeromyxobacter dehalogenans 2CP-1 genome, the window TGGAGCCGCTCCACCTGCTGCCCGGTGACCGGCTGCCCCTCGTGCGTCTGCCGGGCGAGCGACTGCGCCACGAGCTGCACGCAGGTGAGCGGGGTGCGCAGCTCGTGCGACGCGACCGCCAGGAAGTCGTCGCGCGACCGCACCGCCTCGCGGGCCTCGGCCAGGTTCCGCCGCGCCTCCTCCCCGCGCCGGCGCTCGGTCAGGTCGCGCGTGATCTTCGCGAACCCGCGGAGCGCGCCGTCCGGGCCGCGGAGCGCGGTGACCACCACGCTCGCGAAGAACCGCGTGCCGTCGCGGCGCACCCGCCAGCCCTCGTCCTCGCTGGAGCCCTGCTCGGCCGCCTCGCGCAGCTCCGCGGCCGGCTTGCCCCGGCGCACGTCCTCGGGCGTGAAGAACACCGCGAAGTGCCGCCCCACGATCTCGTGCGCCGGGTAGCCCTTGATCCGCTCCGCGCCCGGGTTCCACGAGAGCACGTGGCCCGACGGATCCAGCATGAAGATCGCGTACTCCTTCACGCTGTCCACCAGCAGGCGGAGGAGCTGCTCCTGCTCCTGCAGGTGTCCCGGGCCGGCCGGGTGCGGGCGGTGATCGCTGGGGTCGCTCATCGTCTCGAGGCACGAGGTGCACCGCGCCAGCGCGAACGCTCGCGCGCACCCGACGGGGGGAATCTTGCCTCGGCGCGCGGCTGGCGCCGCGGCAGTTCGACGCCCGCCCCAACAGGTCCCGCGGCGTGGGACGCGCGGCGACGTGCGGACGCCCGGCCGGTCCCCCGCGTCGCGATCGCACGACCCGTCCGGCGAAACGCCGCGCCCGATCCGTGGCGCGAACCGGGGCCCCGCGCGCGGGCTACACTCCCGCTCATGGCGGGGACCGAGGGATCGCCGGTGGTGATCGTCGGGGCCGGCGTGGCCGGGCTCTCCTGCGCGAGGGCGCTCGCGGAGGGCGGCCGGCGCGCGCTGGTGCTGGACCGGGCGCACGGTGTGGGCGGCCGCTGCGCCACGCGCGCGCTGGAAGGCCAGCCGGTGGACTACGGCGCGGTGTTCCTGCACGGGCGCGACCCGGCGTTCCTGGCCGCGCTCGACGCGGTGCCCGCGACGCGGCTCGACTGGCCCGCCGACGTGCACGGCAGCGGCCCGCCGTGCCAGCCGGAGGCGTTCTCGCCGGGTGAAGTCCGCCGCGCGTTCGCCGAGGGCGTGAACGCGTTCCCGCGCCACCTGGCGGAGGGGCTGGAGCTGCGCCTGCAGCGCAAGGTGGTCGGGCTCGTGCCCGGCGACGGCACCGTGGCGCTCCGGCTCGACGACGGCTCGTTCCTGGAGGCCGAGACCGCGGTGCTGGCGCTCGCCGCGGAGCAGGCCGACGAGCTGCTCGCCACCGTGCTGCCGGCGCCGCCCGCCGTGGCCGCCGCCCGGGCGCTGCTCGCGACCGCCTCGAGCCACTGCGCGCTCGCGCTGCTCGCCGTGTACGGGCCCGCCGCGCCGCGCCCGCCCTGGCACGTGAGCTACCCGGAGACCTCGCGCATCGTCCAGCTCGTCTCGCACGAGTCGAGCAAGCGCCCCGGCTCGCCGCTGCTCGTGCTCACCTACCAGGCCCACCCGGCCTGGTCGCGCCAGCACCTCGACGATCCGGACTGGCCGCGCCGCGTGCTCGACGAGGCGGCGCGCCTCCTCGGCCCGTGGGCCGCGGACCCGCGCACCGCGCACCCGCACCGCTGGCGCTGGGCCCGCACCGATCTCGCCGCGGAGCTGGCGCGGCCGCTGCTGCTGGCGCTGCCGGGCGGCGCGCGGCTGGGCGTGGCGGGCGATCGCTTCGCCCCGGGCGGCGGCATCGAGGCGGCGTGGCGCTCGGGCCGCGCGCTGGCGGGACGGGTCCTCGCGGGGGAGGGGGCATGACCGGCGGCGGCGACGCGCTGGCGCAGCTCGTGCTGCGCGATCGGGATCACGAGTGCGAGGGCTTCGGGCCGGGCCGCGTCTGCGTCCGCGTCGTCGCGGTGGCGCGCCTCCCGACGCGCGCCGGCCCGTTCCGGATCGTCGCGTTCTGGAACAACCGCGACGCAAAGGAGCACGTGGCGCTGGTGCACGGCGACGTGGTGGGCGCGGCGGACGTGCCGGTGCGCCTCCACTCGGAGTGCCTGACCGGCGACGTGATGGGCTCGCTCCGCTGCGACTGCCGCGACCAGCTCACCGAGGGGCTCGCCGCGATCCAGCGCGAGGGGCGCGGGGTGCTGCTGTACCTGCGGCAGGAGGGGCGCGGGATCGGCCTCATCAACAAGATCCGCGCGTACGCGCTGCAGGAGCAGGGGCTCGACACGGTCGAGGCGAACCTCGCGCTCGGCTTCCGCGACGACGAGCGCGACTACGCCGTGGCGGCCCACATGATCCACGGCCTGGAGCTCCGCTCCATCCGCCTCATCACCAACAACCCGGAGAAGATCCGGCAGCTCACCGCGTACCGGGTCGACGTGAGCGGGCGCATCCCGCACGTGATCCCGCCGGGCGAGCACAACCGCTTCTACCTGGAGACGAAGGCGCGGCGGTCCGGGCACCTGATCGACCTCGCGGCGCTCGAGCCGCGCTCCGAGCAGGCCGACCCGGTGGTGGTCGCGCCGGCGCCCGGCACGCCCGGCGGGGAGTGATCGTCCGGTCCCGTGGCGGCCGACCGCTCCGCCCCGGCACGCGGCCCGCGGGAGGCGGGCGCCGCGCGGGGCGCACGCCGGCGGGTCGCTCGCCGGGGCGTGGCTGCTTACATCGACGGGATGCGTCCCGCCCGCCCGGCCCTCGCGCCGCTCCTGCTGCTGCTCGCCTGCGGCGCCGCCTCCGCCCGACGGCCGGCCCCCGGCTGCACGATGGTGGAGGAGGGCTTCGGCCCGGCGGGCGCGATCCCGATCCGCGTCGAGCGGGTGGCGAGCGGCCTGGAGGTGCCGTGGGGGCTCGCCTTCCTCCCCGGCGGCGACGTGCTGGTGACCGAGCGGCCCGGGCGCGTGCGCCTCATCCGCCACGGTCAGCTCCAGCCGGAGCCGGTGGCCACGGTCGCGATCGCGCCCGGCGGGGAGGGCGGGCTGCTCGGCATCGCGGCCGATCCGCGCTTCGCCGAGAACCGGCGCTTCTACCTGTACGCCACGGTCGAGGCGGGCGGCGCGCCGGTGAACCAGGTGTCGCGCTGGACGCTCTCGGCGGACGGCCGCGCGGCGACGCGCGAGAAGGTGCTCCTCGACGGCATCCCCGCGGCCCGGTACCACGACGGCGGGCGCATCCGCTTCGGGCCCGACGGCATGCTGTACGTCGGCACCGGCGACGGCGGCCACCCCGATCGCGCCCGCGACCCGGCGAGCCCGAGCGGCAAGCTCCTGCGCGTCACGCCCGACGGCGCGCCCGCGCCCGGCAACCCGCGGCCGGACAGCCCGGTGCTCCTCTCCGGCGTCCGCAACCTGGAGGCGTTCGACTGGCTCGACGCCGGCACGCTGATCCTGGCGGACCACGGGCCGAGCGGGGAGCGCTCGCGCACCGGCCAGGACGAGGTGACGGTGGCGCGCGCGGGGGACGACCTGGGCTGGCCGGCGGTGTCCGGGTGCGACGCCGAGCCGGGCACGGTCGCGCCGATCCTCTCGTTCCGCAGGGCCGCGCCGCCGGGCGGCGGGAGCGTGTACCGCGGGTCGGCGGTGCCGCAGTGGAGGGGGAGCTTCCTGTTCGGGACGCTCGGCTCGCGCCACCTGCACCGGGTGGTGCTGGACGGGCGCGGCGGGCTGCGCGCGCACGAGGTCTACCTCGCCGGCGATCCGCCCTCGGGGCTGGGCCGCGTCCGCGAGGTCGTGGAGGGCCCGGACGGCGCGCTCTGGGTCACCACCAGCAACTGCGACGGCCGGGGGACCTGCCCGGCGGAGCGGGACCTGGTGGTGCGGCTGGTGGGCGGTTGATCTTCTCGGCGCGCGCGGCTACATCAGAGGGACCGTGCACGCGCCCGTCCACACCTCCCGGCGCCCCTGCCTCGCCCCGCCCCGGCGGCTCGCGAGCGGGCGCCCGTGCGCCCACGGCACGGCCTTCCTCGGCCAGGGCGCCTCGATCTCCTCGCGCTAGAGCGCAGGACCGAGGCGCGCCCCACCCGCACCGAAGCACCGCAGGACCGCCCGCTCGTCGCGCCGCCGCTCGAGGCCGCGCGCGGGCATTCACCGCTGGACACGCCCGGGCCAGGCCCGGACCGAGCGACTGGAGGAACCATGAGCCGCGACCGCATCTACGTCAGCGAGACCGATCACGAGCGCCTGCGGGCGCTGGTGGAGCAGCACCAGGAGGGCCGCGACGCGGCCGCGGCGGAGCGGCTCGACGCCGAGCTCGACCGCGCCGTGCGCGTGCCGGACGGCCAGGTGCCGCCGGACGTCGTCGCCATGAACTCGCGCGTGGTCTACGAGGACGGCGCGACCGGCCGCCTGCGCGAGGTCACGCTCGTCTACCCGACCGCCGCGGACCTGCGGGAGGGCCGGCTGTCGGTGCTCGCGCCGGTGGGCGCGGCGCTGCTCGGGCTGTCCACCGGCCAGTCCATCTCCTGGACGCTGCCGGACGGGCGCGAGGTCGAGCTGCGCGTGCGCTCGGTGCAGCAGCCCCCGGCCGCCCCGGCCGCGAGCGCGGCGGTGTGAGCCCGCCGCGTCCGCTCAGCCGGCCTGCCCCGGGCCGGCCGGGGGCGGCGCGGCGGCCAGCGCCGGCCCGGGCTCCGGCTCCGTCACCTCGAGGTGGACCTCGTCGAAGCTCGCGGTCGCGCCCAGCGTCAGCGCCGGGAGCATGGTGTTGAGGAGCGCGTACGGGATGATCCCTCCGACCAGCCAGGGCGGGACGCCCTCGAAGCGCTCGATCACGATCTCGGCCAGCACCAGCGAGAACACGAGCGTGGGCACGAGCGCCGTCGCCACCCGCCGCGCCTGGCCCAGGTGCTCGCGGAGCGCGAGCTTCCGGTGCACCGCCACCAGGCCCACGCGCAGCGGGATCATGGCGGCCAGGTAGACGACGCCGGTGGCCAGGGAGGACAGGGTGAGCAGCTCCGGGTGCAGGTGCGCGCCGGCGCTGAAGAAGTAGAACGGCGCGAAGAACGACGCGAACACCTCGACCGCGTGCAGCAGGCGGTCGGACGAGAACGCGGGGAGCCGCTCGCGGAAGCGGCGCGCCGCCACGCCGACCAGGAACGCGCCCACCAGGTAGTACACGCCCAGCTTGCGGGTGGCGAACGCCGCCATCACCGCCAGCATCACCAGGAACGCGAACTCGGAGCGCGGCGCCCAGGGCGCGATCGCCACCGCGAACGCGCGCATCACCAGGGGGATGAGCACCACCACCGCGAGCAGCGCCGCGCTGGCGCCGGCGAAGCGCGCCGCCGAGGTGGACTGGAGCACCGCGAACAGCACCGCCAGCGCGAGCAGCTCGGTGGCGACCGCCTTGGTGCGCGTCCAGAAGCGCTGGTCGGCGTCGAGGCCGAAGGACTGCAGCGAGTCGAGGATGAAGCCGGTCGAGGGCGTCACCAGCGCGAGCGCGACCAGCGTGGCCGGCCGCCAGTCCACGCCGGTGGCTGCGGCGATGGCCCAGGCCACGCCCGCGAGCAGGAGCGCCTGGATGACGAGGTGCTGCGCGACCAGCGCGGCGCCGCGGCGGAGGTCCTTCGCGTCCACGTCCAGCCCGGCGAACAGGAACAGCCCGGTGATGCCCAGCGTGGCGAGCAGCGCCAGGGTGGGATCGCCGGTGAAGAGGCCGGCGCGGGCCGCCGCCAGCCCGAGCAGGAGGCTGGTGATGGCGCCGGGGATCCGGAAGCGCTGCAGCGCCTTGGGGATGACGAACAGCGCGAACAGCAGGGCGATGTAGGCGAGCTCGGAGGACACGGTCCGCAACATCGCAGCAGGCCGCCCGGCGGGCAACCCGCGATCGCGCGACGCCGGGGCGTCAGGCGTGCTCGGTGAGGAGCGCGTCCAGGCGCTGCACGAACTGGCCGCGCGAGATCACCTCGTCCACCCCGGCCGCGCGGGCGGCGCCCGCCAGCTCGACCTCCACGTGGCCGAGGAAGCCGATGATCCGGACCGGCAGCCCGGCCGCGCGGGTGGCCCGCACCTCGTCGAGCACGCCGGGCTCGGAGAGGTCCGCGAGGATCGTGCCCTGGCCCAGGTCGCGCGCGGCCTCGGACAGGCGGCCACCGCGCGGGGCGAAGCGGAGGGCGACGCCGAGCCGCTCGCCGGCGGCGTGGATCTTGGAGCGGAAGACGAGGTCGCGGACGGAGACGAGGAGGGGCATGGGGGCGGATGTACCGGCGCGGGCGCGTCGGCGCCGCGCCCGGCGGGGCGCTGCGCGCTATCGAGGCTTCGGGATCCCGGCCTCGATGCGCGCCGCCTCCTGCGGCGCCAGCAGGCGGGCCAGCTCCAGCTCCAGGTCCACGTCGCGGGAGGGCTTCCCGCGGCCGTGCTCGGTCTGGTCCTCGACCAGCCGGGTCAGCCGCACCTGCACGCCCCCCTCGCCCGGCGAGGCCTCGGCGTGCACGCGGGTCTGGTCCTTCCGCCACCCGGTGTCGAGCTTGCGCCGTCCGGCCTTGTCGATCTCGGTGGGGCGGGCGGGCGTGAACAGGTTCACCACCAGCCCCTGGATCCCCTCGCGCGGATCCTCCTCGTCGGCGAGCGGGAACTCGTTCTGCATGAGCAGCCGGCGCACGTCGCCCCAGATCTCCTCCGCCGGCTGCGGGTACCGGAGCCGGTCGAGCTCGGCCTCCAGGTACCGGGTGCGCGCGCGCTGGGCGGCCACGGAGGCGCAGCCGGACAGCGTGAGGGCGAGCGCGGCGGTGGCGATCCAGGCGGTGCGGTTCATCGGCTCTCCTCGGGTCGAGACGGCCCGAGGACTCTACCTGATGCGGGAGCGGCGCGGTGGCCGCGCGCGCGGTCGCGCCAGGCGCCCAGCAGGACCGGTGCGACGAGCAGCGCGGCGACGATCGCGAGCGACAGGGCGGGCGGGACCTTCACCCAGTCCATCGCCAGCATCTTCACGCCCACGTACACCAGCACCGCCGAGAGCCCGGTCTTCAGCCCGGAGAAGCGCTCCACCATGCCGGCCAGCAGGAAGAACATCGAGCGCAGGCCGAGGATGGCGAAGATGTTCGAGGTGAACACGATGAACGGGTCGAGCGTCACCGCGAAGATCGCGGGGATGGAGTCCACCGCGAAGATGACGTCGGAGATCTCCACCAGCACCAGCGCGAGCAGGAGCGGCGTGGCGACGCGCCGGCCGTTCTCGATCGTGAGGAAGTGGGCCCCGCGCAGCTCGTGGGTGGAGGGGATGACCCGCCGCACCAGCCGCATCAGCCGGCCGCCGGTGGGATCGGGCGCCTCGTTGCGGCCGAGGAACAGCTTCACGCCGGTCGCGACCAGCAGCGCGCCGAACAGGTAGATGGTCCAGTGGAAGCGGGCCAGCAGGGCGGTGCCGGCGAAGATCATCCCGGCGCGCAGGACGAGCGCGGAGAGGATGCCCCAGAACAGCACCCGGTGCTGGTAGAGCGGCGGCACGCCCAGCGCCGAGAAGATGATGACGAAGACGAAGATGTTGTCGACGGCGAGCGACTTCTCGATGAGGTAGCCGGTGAGGAACTCGAGGCCGCGGTCTGCCCCGAACTGCCACCACACCAGCGCGTTGAAGGTGAGCGCCAGCGCCACCCACACCACGCTCCAGCCGAGCGCCTCGCGCACGCGGATGACGTGCGCCTTCCGATGGAACACGCCCAGGTCGAGCGCCAGCATCAGCGCGACGAAGGCGAGGAAGCCGATCCACAGGGCGGGTGAGCCGATCGATTCGACCAAGACGTACCTCCGAGAGCGTTCCCGGCGGATCTACGGTCCCGGCCATCCCTTAGACCATGACAAAATGACGCGTCGGAGCATTCAGAAAACCTGCGTCCGGGTGCGCGCAGACCGGGGCGGGCGCGGCCGCAGGAACGCCAGGTCGCGCGCGATGCGCTATGACGGCAGCATGACCTCGCTCCGCCGTGCCGCCCGCTGGTGCCTCCCCGCCCTCGCGCTCGCCGCTGCGCCGGCCGTGCGCGCCCAGGGCGAGCCGGCCGCCGACGCGCCGTTCCCCCTCACGCTGGACGTGGGCGAGGTGAAGCCGCTCTGTCCGACCGGCACGGTGCAGTGCCCGCCCCGCGCGATCCTCTGCGACGATCCGAAGGTGGCGGTGGGCGCGGACTCGCCGGAGGGCGGCGCGCTGCGCGGCGTCGGCCCGGGCACCACCACCTGCTCGGCCGCGGGCGGCTCGCCGCTCGGCGCGCGCCGCGTGTACCGGGTGACGGTGGTCGCCCCCGGCGACGGCGGCGCGCGCGGCGGCGGCCGCTAGCCCTGCTGCGGGGGCGCGTCCGCACCGTGAGTACTCCAGGCGAGCGGAGCGAGCCCGCCGGGGCGCCGCCGCGTCAGCGGCGAAGTCGCCCGCGGCGGCGCAGGGGACCCGGCGAGCAGGGTGGGGCCCCGCGGAGCTCTGCTCCGTGGGGCGGGGCGCAGCCCCGTCAGGACTTCCCGTGCTCCAGCCATCCGCCGCCGAGGGCGCGGTACAGGCCGATGGAGTTCGAGAAGCGGGTGAGCCGGGTCTGGATGAGCTGCTGCTGCGCGCCGTACAGGTCGCGCTGCGCGGTGAGCACGTTCAGGTAGCTGTCCACGCCCTTGCGGTAGCGCAGCTCGGAGATGTCGTAGCGCCGCTGCTCCGCCTGGACGCGCCGGGTCTGGGCCTCGAGCTGCTCGTCGAGGCGCCCGCGCGCCACCAGCGCGTCGGCCACCTCGCGGAACGCCACCTGGATCGCCTTCTCGTAGCTCGCGATCTCGATCTGCTTGCGGACGTTCGCCGCGTCGAGGTTCGCCTTGTTGCGGCCGCCGGTGAAGATGGGCAGGTCGATGCGCGGCGAGAACGCCCAGGTGCCCGAGCCGGCGGTGAACAGGTTGGACAGCTCGGTCGAGGCGGTGCCCACCGAGGCGGTGAGCGAGATGGAGGGGAAGAACGCCGCGCGCGCCGCGCCGATGCTGGCGTTCGCCGCCTTGAGCTGATGCTCGGCCGAGAGGATGTCGGGACGGCGCTGCAGCAGGTCGGACGGCAGCCCCGCCGGCAGCTCCGCCACGGGAGGCTGCGACTCGAGCGGCGCCGTCGGCAGGTCCTTCGGCAGCGGTCCGCCGGCGAGCAGCACCAGCGCGTTCTCGGCCTGCGCGAGCTGCTGCTGGTAGGCGGACAGGTTCACCCGCGCGGTCTCGACCTGCGCCTCGGCGGTGCGGAAGTCGAGCTCGGAGGTGCGGCCGGCCTCGAAGGTGCGCTTCGCGAGGTCGTACGACTGCTGCACGGTCTGCAGCGTCTGCTCCGCGAGCGCCACCTGCGACTGCAGCGCGCGCGAGGCGAGGTACTGGACCGCCACCTCGGAGACGAGCGCCAGGTGCGCGCTGCGGTGGGCCTCCTCGGTCGAGAGGTACTGCTCGAGCGCCTGGTTCCGCAGGCTGCGGACGCGGCCGAACAGGTCGATCTCGAACGACGTGAGGCCCACGCCGGCCGAGAAGGTGTTCCCGACGGAGGGCTCGCCGGTGAAGCTGAGGTCCTTCGCCGTGCGCGCGCGGCTGCCGCTCCCGGTCGCGCCGACCGTGGGCAGCAGGTACGAGCGCTGGATGCCGTACTGCGCACGGGCCAGCTCCACGTTGAGCGCGGCGACGCGGAGGTCGCGGTTCTCGCGGAGCGCCTGGTCGATCACGGCCTGGAGGCCGGGATCCTGGAACACGTCGCGCCAGCCCAGGTCGGAAGCGGCGGGGCCGGTCGCCGCGCCGGCGCCGGCGGGGAACTCGGCGGCCACGGGCGCGGCGGGGCGCTGGTACCGGGGCGCGAGCGTGCACCCGGAGACGGCGAGGGCGGAGGCGGCGACGAGCGTCGCGAGGCCAGGGCTACGCATGGGCGATCTCCTTCGGCGCGGCCTCGTCCTCGTCGTCGCGCGGTCCGGCCACCAGGTCGGGCGGCGGCGTCTTCCGCTTGCCGGCGATCTTCACGAAGAACACCGGCACGAGCAGGATGGCGAGGAAGGTGGCCGAGACCATGCCGCCGATCACCGCCACGCCGATGGCGTTCTGCCCGGCCGCGCCGGCCCCGTTCGCGATCGCGAGCGGGAGCACGCCGAGGATGAAGGCGAGCGAGGTCATGATGATGGGGCGGAGGCGCATGCGGGCCGCCTCCACGGCGGCGTCGAACAGGCTCATGCCCTGCTCGTACAGGGCCCTCGCGAACTCGACGATGAGGATGGCGTTCTTGGCGGAGAGGCCGATGGTGGTGAGCAGGCCGACCTGAAAGTAGACGCCGGCGTCCATGCTCGCGAGCTCGGTGAACAGCACCGCGCCGAGCACGCCGAGCGGCACCACCAGCATCACCGAGAACGGGATGGACCAGCTCTCGTAGAGCGCCGCCAGCGCGAGGAACACCACCAGCAGCGAGATGGTGTAGAGCGCCGGGGCGTTCGCGCCCGAGAGCCGCTCCTCGTACGAGAGGCCCGACCACTCCAGGCCGATGCCGGCCGGGAGCGCCTTGACGTGCTCCTCCATGGCGGCCATGGCCTCGCCCGAGCTGTGGCCCGGGGACGGCTCGCCCTGGATCACCATGGCCGGGGAGCCGTTGAAGCGCTCGAGCTTGGTGGGGCCGTGCACCCAGGTGCCGGTGGAGAACGCCGAGAACGGGACCATCTGCCCGGCGGCGTTGCGCACGTACCAGCGGTTCAGGTCCTCCGGCTTCATGCGGAACGGCGCGGCGGCCTGCACGTACACGCGCTTGGTGCGCCCCTTGTCCACGAAGTCGTCGACGTAGTTGACGCCCCAGGTGCTGGACAGGGTGGCGTTGATGTCGGAGAGCGAGAGCCCGAGGGCCGCGGCCTTCTGCTGGTCCACGTCGATGCGGTACTGCGGCGTGTCCTCCAGGCCGAGCGGGCGGACCTTGGCGAGGCGCGGATCCTGCGCGGCCATGCCGAGGAGCTGGTTGCGGGCCGCCATGAGCGCCTCGTGGCCGAGGTTGCCGCGGTCCTGGAGCTGCAGCTCGAAGCCGGTGGCGTTGCCGAGCTCGGGCACCGCCGGCGGCACGAACGCGAACGCGAGGCCGTCCTTGATCTGCGAGAACGCCCGCATGGCGCGCCCGGCGATGGCGGGCGCGTGCTGCTCCTTCTTCGGGCGCTCGGACCAGTCCTTCAGGCGCACGAACGCGAGGCCGGCGTTCTGGCCGCGGCCGGAGAAGCTGAAGCCGGTGATGGCCATCACCGCCTCGACGTTGTCCTTCTCGTCCTCGAGGTAGTGCCGCGTCACCTCCTGCATCACCGTGCGGGTCCGGTCCATGGTGGCGCCGGCGGGCAGCTGCACCATGTTGATGATGGAGCCCTGGTCCTCCTCCGGGAGGAAGCCGGTGGGCAGGTGCAGGAACAGCCCGCCCAGCGCCGCGAGCAGCACGGCGTAGACGATCAGGGCGCGACCGGCGCGGCGCAGGATCCAGCCCACCGACTTCTCGTAGATCCCGCTGCCCTGCCCGTAGAGCCGGTTGAACCAGCCGAAGAACCCCTTCTCCGAGGCGTGGTGCCCCTTCTCGACGGGCTTCAGGATCGTGGCGCACAGCGCGGGCGTGAGCGTCAGCGCGACCACCACCGACAGCGCCATGGCCGAGACCACGGTGATGGAGAACTGCCGGTAGATGACGCCCACCGAGCCGCCGAAGAACGCCATGGGGACGAACACCGCGGCGAGCACCAGCGCGATGCCGACGAGCGCGCCGGTGATCTGGCCCATCGACTTGCGGGTGGCCTCGCGCGGCGAGAGCCCCTCCTCGCTCATCACGCGCTCGACGTTCTCGACCACCACGATGGCGTCGTCCACCAGCAGCCCGATGGCGAGCACCAGGCCCAGCATGGTCAGCGTGTTCACGGTGAAGCCGGCCGCCGCCAGCACGCCGAACGTGCCGAGCAGCACCACCGGCACCGCGATGGTCGGGATGAGCGTGGCGCGGAAGTTCTGCAGGAACAGGAACATCACCAGGAACACGAGGATGATGGCCTCGGCGAGGGTCTTCACCACCTCCTCGATCGAGATCCGCACGAACGGCGTGGAATCGACCGGATAGACGACCTTCATCCCCGGCGGGAAGTACTGCGACAGCTCGGTGAGCTTGGCGCGCACCAGGTCGGCGGTCTTCAGCGCGTTCGCGCCCGAGGCGAGCCGGATGCCCATGCCGCCGGCGGGCTTGCCGTTGTAGTAGCTCTCGAGCTCGTAGGTCTCGCCGCCCAGGTTCGCGGTGCCGACGTCGCGCAGCCGCACCTGCGAGCCGTCGGGGTTGACGCGCAGGAGGATGTTCAGGAACTGCTCGGGCGTCTGGAGCCGGGTCTGCGAGGTGACCGTGGCGTTGAGCTGCTGGCCGGGCACGGCCGGGGCCGCGCCGAGGGAGCCGGTGGACACCTGCGCGTTCTGCGCCCGGAGGGCGCCGCTCACGTCGAGCGGGGTGAGCTTGAAGCTGGCGAGCTTGTCGGCGTCGAGCCAGATGCGCATGGCGTACTGGGTGCCGAACGCGGTCACCTCGCCGACGCCGGTCACACGGCTGATCGGGTCGACGATGTTCGAGAACGCGTAGTCGTTCAGGTCGTCGCGCGTCATGCTGCCGTCCTCGGAGATGAGGCCGGCGATGAGCAGGTAGTTGCTGACGGTCTTCAGGACGCGCACGCCCTGCTGCTGCACCTGCTGCGGCAGCAGCGGCATGGCGTTCTGCAGCTTGTTCTGCACCTGCATCTGCGCGATGTCCGGATCGGCCTCGGCCTCGAACGTGAGCGTGACGCTCGCGTTGCCGGAGCTGTCGCTCGCGGCGGACATGTACCGGAGGTGGTCGATGCCGGTCATCTTCTGCTCGATGACCTGGGTGACCGAGTTCTCCAGCGTCTGCGCGTTCGCGCCCGGGTAGGTCGCGTACACCGTGACGACCGGCGGCGCGATGGCGGGGTACTGCGAGACCGGCAGGCCCAGGATGGCGAGCCCACCGGCCAGCATGATCATGATCGAGATCACCCACGCGAAGATGGGCCTATCGATGAAGAACCTGGCCACGACGACTCCTCGACTGAAAAAAGGGAAGGGGTGCGCGGGCGGCCGGCTCGGGTCCGGCCGCGCGCGCGGTCACGCTGTCGGGCGCCTCAGCGGGCCGCGCCCGCCGGGGCCTGCTGGCCCGGGGTCGCGGCGTTCGCCTGCTTCGCGCCGCCGGCCGGGACCGGGTTGACGGGGGCGCCCGGGCGCACCTTCTGGAGGCCCTCGACGATCACCTGCTCGCCGGGCTTCACGCCGGAGGTCACGAGCCACGCGTCGCCGATGACGCGCTCGGTGACCAGGTTGCGCAGCTCGACCTTGCCGCCGGCGACGATCAGCGCCGTGGGCTCGCCCTTGTTGTTGCGGGCGACGGCGCGCTGGGGGACGAGAAGCGCCGCCGGGTTCACGCCCTCGGCCAGGCGCGCCCGCACGTAGGTGCCGGGGAGCAGCTCGGCGCGCGGGTTCGGGAAGATCGCGCGCAGCGCCACCGAGCCAGTGCCGGGATCCACGGTGACGTCGGCGAACTGCAGCGTGCCGGGGAGGCCGTACTCGCGGCCATCCTCGGTGGTGAGCGCGACCTTCGCCTTGCCGGCGCCGGCGGACTGGAGCTTGCCGGCCTCGAGATCGCGCCGCATCCGGAGCAGCTCGGCGCTGGACTGCGTCACGTCCACGTAGACCGGGTCGAGCTGCTGCACGGTCGCGAGCAGCGTGGCCTGCGCGGCCTGGACGTAGGCGCCCTCGGTGACCCCCGAGCGGCCGATCCGGCCGCTCACCGGCGAGGTGACGGTGGTGTAGCCGAGGTTGATGCGGGCGGCGTCCACCGCGGCCTTGCCGGCGGCGACGTCGGCCTCGGCCTTCTTCAGCGCGGCGAC encodes:
- a CDS encoding efflux RND transporter periplasmic adaptor subunit gives rise to the protein MNPSLRSPRAATRRAHGLLFGKRALALAALALVAAGCGKKPEARPPGPVEVGVITVSPQAVTLTTELPGRVSAFKVAEVRARVNGIVLKRLFTEGSDVKQGQPLFKIDPAPYQAALDSARAQLARADATLASAKLTSERYTELVAANAVSRQEHEDAVAALKKAEADVAAGKAAVDAARINLGYTTVTSPVSGRIGRSGVTEGAYVQAAQATLLATVQQLDPVYVDVTQSSAELLRMRRDLEAGKLQSAGAGKAKVALTTEDGREYGLPGTLQFADVTVDPGTGSVALRAIFPNPRAELLPGTYVRARLAEGVNPAALLVPQRAVARNNKGEPTALIVAGGKVELRNLVTERVIGDAWLVTSGVKPGEQVIVEGLQKVRPGAPVNPVPAGGAKQANAATPGQQAPAGAAR